The following are from one region of the Candidatus Dadabacteria bacterium genome:
- the folK gene encoding 2-amino-4-hydroxy-6-hydroxymethyldihydropteridine diphosphokinase, giving the protein MFSHYILTVVSIPLNESEVSSSAVFIGIGANLGPVRENFTRALRSIEKRARVVAMSSLYESDPVGPQDQPKFTNAVAKVETELSPFELLDYLKTIEREIGRKRTKRWGPRVIDLDIIFYGDLVISTDSLVIPHPRAHERRFVLEPLLEIDPAAWHPAKKMAVRDICSGLGDSQAISKTDGPEVFL; this is encoded by the coding sequence ATATTTTCTCATTATATATTAACCGTGGTGAGTATTCCATTGAATGAATCCGAAGTTTCGTCAAGCGCTGTTTTCATAGGCATTGGAGCCAACCTCGGCCCCGTGCGCGAGAATTTCACCCGCGCGCTAAGGAGTATAGAAAAGCGTGCGCGCGTGGTGGCGATGTCCTCCCTCTATGAATCGGATCCCGTGGGACCGCAGGATCAGCCGAAGTTCACAAACGCTGTCGCTAAGGTGGAAACGGAACTCTCCCCTTTTGAGCTTCTTGATTATCTCAAGACAATCGAAAGGGAGATCGGGAGAAAAAGAACGAAGAGGTGGGGCCCCAGGGTGATAGATCTTGACATAATCTTCTACGGGGATCTCGTAATAAGCACGGATTCCTTGGTAATTCCTCACCCGAGGGCGCACGAAAGAAGATTTGTCCTGGAACCTCTGCTCGAGATAGACCCGGCCGCCTGGCATCCCGCGAAGAAGATGGCGGTAAGGGATATATGTTCCGGGCTCGGGGATTCGCAGGCGATTTCCAAAACCGATGGCCCCGAGGTGTTTCTCTGA
- a CDS encoding 4a-hydroxytetrahydrobiopterin dehydratase, which yields MALLTEKEISSALEGLDGWQRKGEEIEKTFVLRNFVDSMGFVNKVALLSEMADHHPDILIRWNKVSITLSTHSEGGITEKDVSLAGEIEGAL from the coding sequence ATGGCACTTCTAACCGAAAAAGAAATTTCTTCCGCGCTTGAAGGTCTTGACGGATGGCAGAGGAAGGGAGAAGAGATAGAAAAAACCTTCGTTCTCAGAAACTTCGTCGATTCCATGGGGTTTGTTAACAAGGTCGCGCTTCTCTCCGAGATGGCGGACCATCACCCAGACATCCTGATCCGCTGGAACAAAGTTTCCATTACGCTTTCCACTCACAGCGAGGGAGGAATCACGGAAAAAGACGTGAGTTTGGCGGGGGAAATAGAAGGAGCGCTCTGA
- the secA gene encoding preprotein translocase subunit SecA — protein MISYVLKKIVGSQNEREVKKLGTLAERVNALEETLIEVPTQELRAKTAQFRELIHSRLGPNGNLADEKYFAEMERVLEEILPEAFAAVREASRRTIAMRHFDVQMVGGIVLHKGRIAEMRTGEGKTLVAVLPLYLNALTGLGSHLVTVNDYLAARDATWMSPIFMVLDMKVGVINHDASYVLVWEDPKRAEEAMEKSLTAWPNEYISSDILPEKNLEIINSFKTCLEPCSRQDSYGADVTYGTNNEFGFDYLRDNMKFSLEDYVQRDHNFAIVDEVDSILIDEARTPLIISGPSEDSTDLYYDVDRVVKRLSGESDFTVDEKTRQVDLSEEGVSKVEKALDIPNLYDPVNLKVLHHVNQSLKANTLFSRDVDYMMQDGKVVIVDEFTGRLMPGRRWSDGLHQAVEAKEGVEIESENQTMATITIQNYFRMYRKLAGMTGTADTEAFEFKHIYDLDVTVIPTHKPLIRKDHNDVVYKTEREKFNAACAEIGEMNSAGRPVLVGTSSIEQSEKLSAHLEKMSLRHNILNAKQHGKEAEIVAQAGRVGAITIATNMAGRGTDILLGGNPEFLARDILRKEFRIEPDEAEPKQYEEALFEAKSICDSEKEKVKTLGGLHILSVERHEARRIDNQFRGRSGRQGDDGSSRFYVSLEDDLMRIFASERITGVMDKLGWEEGEPIEHSMISKSIENAQKKVEGRNFDIRKHLLRYDDVLNTQRDVVYRQRREILEGGESLREMLFSFSEDVVREVVGSYLAQQDDDSESDFSVLSETFGRIFGTEIVIEAPGKADADAITDEVVEKLIGAYREKEEQIGSDNLTQVERYVMLQHIDYLWKDHLLNMDHLREGVGLRGYAQKDPLREYTREGFDMFTLMMDKFKMDVCSNLFRIRPASEEQIEELERKRELEEKKMVLGRGEGSEEKARTPVRRTQKKVGRNSPCPCGSGKKYKRCCGR, from the coding sequence ATGATTTCTTACGTGCTAAAAAAAATAGTCGGCTCGCAGAACGAGAGGGAAGTAAAAAAGCTCGGCACCCTCGCCGAGCGGGTAAATGCCCTTGAGGAAACCCTGATCGAGGTCCCGACCCAGGAGCTCCGCGCCAAAACCGCGCAGTTCCGGGAACTGATCCACTCCCGCCTCGGCCCGAACGGAAACCTTGCTGACGAGAAATATTTCGCGGAGATGGAGCGGGTCCTCGAGGAGATTCTGCCCGAGGCTTTTGCCGCCGTCAGGGAAGCGTCGAGGAGGACAATAGCCATGAGGCACTTCGACGTCCAGATGGTAGGGGGGATAGTTCTTCACAAGGGAAGAATAGCCGAGATGAGAACAGGGGAAGGAAAGACCCTTGTAGCAGTCCTCCCGCTCTATCTAAACGCCCTCACGGGACTCGGTTCCCACCTAGTCACGGTAAACGATTACCTCGCCGCGAGAGATGCCACCTGGATGTCGCCGATTTTCATGGTTTTGGACATGAAAGTCGGGGTTATAAATCACGACGCCTCCTACGTGCTTGTGTGGGAAGATCCGAAGCGGGCTGAAGAGGCTATGGAGAAGAGCCTGACCGCCTGGCCGAACGAGTACATCTCAAGCGACATTCTCCCGGAAAAAAATCTTGAGATCATTAATTCCTTTAAGACCTGCCTCGAGCCCTGCTCCAGGCAGGATTCCTACGGGGCGGATGTTACCTACGGCACGAACAACGAGTTCGGCTTCGACTACCTGCGCGACAACATGAAGTTTTCCCTTGAGGACTACGTTCAGCGCGACCACAATTTTGCCATAGTGGACGAGGTCGACAGCATTCTGATAGACGAGGCAAGGACCCCGCTCATAATTTCTGGACCTTCCGAAGACTCGACAGATCTTTACTACGATGTGGACAGGGTGGTAAAGAGACTCTCCGGGGAAAGCGATTTCACGGTGGACGAAAAGACAAGACAGGTGGATCTCAGCGAAGAGGGGGTCTCCAAGGTGGAGAAGGCGCTTGACATCCCGAACCTCTACGACCCCGTAAACCTCAAGGTTCTCCACCACGTGAACCAGTCTCTAAAGGCCAATACCCTTTTCAGCCGCGACGTTGACTACATGATGCAGGACGGAAAGGTGGTGATAGTCGATGAGTTCACGGGAAGGCTCATGCCCGGACGCAGGTGGAGCGACGGGCTTCATCAGGCGGTTGAGGCAAAGGAAGGGGTGGAAATCGAAAGCGAGAACCAGACTATGGCCACCATAACCATCCAGAACTATTTCAGGATGTACAGGAAGCTTGCCGGGATGACCGGTACCGCCGACACCGAGGCGTTTGAGTTCAAGCATATATACGATCTTGACGTCACGGTGATACCGACCCACAAGCCGCTTATAAGAAAGGATCACAACGATGTTGTCTACAAGACCGAACGCGAGAAGTTCAACGCCGCGTGCGCCGAGATAGGGGAGATGAATTCCGCCGGCCGGCCGGTGCTTGTCGGCACCTCCTCGATCGAGCAGTCGGAAAAACTGAGCGCCCACCTTGAAAAGATGAGTCTTCGCCACAACATACTGAACGCCAAGCAGCACGGGAAGGAGGCCGAAATCGTGGCCCAGGCAGGCAGGGTGGGAGCAATCACTATAGCGACCAACATGGCGGGGCGGGGGACGGACATACTGCTCGGAGGAAACCCGGAGTTTCTCGCGAGGGATATTCTGAGGAAAGAGTTTAGGATAGAGCCCGACGAGGCGGAGCCCAAGCAGTACGAGGAAGCGCTTTTCGAGGCCAAGTCGATCTGCGATTCGGAAAAGGAAAAGGTGAAGACACTGGGAGGTCTTCACATTCTCTCGGTCGAAAGACACGAGGCGAGAAGGATAGACAACCAGTTTCGGGGAAGATCGGGAAGACAGGGAGATGACGGCTCTTCAAGGTTCTACGTTTCCCTCGAGGACGACCTGATGCGCATTTTCGCCTCGGAGAGGATAACGGGGGTCATGGACAAACTCGGGTGGGAAGAAGGGGAGCCGATAGAGCACTCGATGATAAGCAAGTCGATTGAAAACGCGCAGAAAAAGGTCGAGGGAAGAAATTTCGACATACGGAAGCATCTTCTGAGGTACGACGACGTTCTGAACACCCAGAGAGATGTGGTCTACAGGCAGCGCCGCGAAATCCTCGAGGGTGGCGAGAGCCTGAGGGAAATGCTTTTTTCGTTTTCAGAAGATGTAGTGCGGGAAGTCGTAGGCAGCTATCTGGCGCAGCAGGACGACGACTCGGAGTCGGACTTCTCCGTACTTTCCGAGACTTTTGGAAGAATCTTCGGAACGGAGATTGTTATAGAGGCTCCTGGCAAGGCGGATGCGGATGCGATAACGGATGAAGTCGTTGAAAAGCTGATCGGAGCGTACCGGGAAAAAGAGGAGCAGATAGGTTCTGACAATCTTACCCAGGTCGAGCGTTACGTAATGCTTCAGCACATCGACTATCTCTGGAAGGATCATCTTCTTAACATGGACCACCTGAGGGAAGGAGTGGGGCTCAGAGGGTACGCGCAGAAAGACCCCCTCCGGGAGTACACAAGAGAGGGCTTCGACATGTTCACCCTCATGATGGACAAGTTCAAGATGGACGTCTGCTCGAATCTTTTCAGGATACGGCCGGCAAGCGAAGAGCAGATCGAGGAACTTGAGCGCAAGAGGGAGCTTGAGGAGAAGAAGATGGTGCTCGGGCGGGGAGAAGGCTCGGAGGAAAAAGCCAGGACCCCGGTCAGGAGAACGCAGAAAAAAGTCGGTCGAAACAGCCCGTGTCCCTGCGGCAGCGGGAAGAAGTACAAAAGATGCTGCGGTCGGTAA
- the smc gene encoding chromosome segregation protein SMC codes for MRIKALEIAGFKSFYLKTKIDFSEGITAIVGPNGCGKSNILDAIRWVIGEHNPRQLRAGGMEDVISNGSAELKPLGMADVSLVLEGVEGFGFEEVRIRRKLYRSGESEYSINGVKCRLKDITEMLLDTGMGARAYSIVEQGQIESFIMSKPEEKRKFIEEVAGIEKYKLRRKETRSRIESTKENLTRVLDMKREVSDRIEEVALQAKRAREYEELTGRARSLEFDILSAKLANSEGRRKTLLEKKRGAEQVVFSAEAGKEEKQESLQSARERNSVSGRELGSLEREIYELRAQRKENEYRGASIEREIAGISGYVENIEAEIESLGREISDMEAKSSRAERQSGELKSSRLSASEEILREEQNLAALKSEWERSKKELEETGNHLSDVMTRRSSIGSTVGAFSKELEELSEKKDTLDGELSALEVEKLEYEQKLASLLRREGEIKSEFTSSAKEKEEVDSRLYDLRVEHEKKLGELRSFEGRKKDCASRMEALNRIQSNYEWLPEATRKFVLERKQRGVLGVVSDFVSVPRSYERAVEAAFGEKLNWIVVEGSTEAVAAVELLREFDAGRGTFIPATDRFAQNGAGNGNGSGNAHAKPDAESLNSLLDVKVIEKALVDSMLQEVYVTSDLREAINLKTHTGNGACFATLEGDYVDSHGAITGGKSSAGVFERKREIGELEEQTQILSADVAESEAACKALREEMDTLECRRAEVEELLRRCEISSVENVKDRSSVEARIEELGMRIESLGAQREDLERKLGSKNRTVEEMGSLIEQLDAQRGALESKYGEIEKRVLEFAEEENALQERITKLRIDNAGVLERERALEYEISEAERIKAVINEKLALRKKDIELKNREGEALALSKRESEEEFEKISRDLGLREESFGELREKVSRCAEELERSEQEFEAASAELSSSRERLASAQAQLERAEDEFKYLSEQYDAAFGEELPDTFEKPDPSSVSIPEGERELKGLRRRVENFGPVNLLAPEEHEQLEERNSFLQRQTDDLARALDYLESAIRKLDRESISRFREAFETVNKKFSETFAKLFENGEARLELTNPANMLETGVEVMIRPGGKRFQPINLLSGGEKALSAIAVIISACLVKPVPFVFLDEIDAALDEVNTVRFNKILSEISTHSQVAVITHNRTTMHEAHALIGITTDGTAASRVVSVKLDAA; via the coding sequence ATGAGAATTAAAGCGCTTGAAATAGCAGGTTTTAAGTCTTTTTACCTGAAGACGAAGATAGACTTCTCCGAGGGTATAACCGCCATAGTCGGTCCAAACGGCTGCGGAAAATCCAACATCCTGGACGCCATCAGGTGGGTAATCGGCGAGCACAATCCGAGACAGCTGCGCGCAGGGGGCATGGAAGACGTTATCTCCAACGGGAGCGCGGAGCTCAAGCCCCTGGGCATGGCCGACGTGTCCCTAGTGCTTGAAGGGGTGGAGGGCTTCGGTTTCGAGGAAGTCAGGATCCGAAGGAAACTCTACCGCTCGGGAGAGAGCGAATACAGCATAAACGGGGTCAAGTGCCGACTCAAGGACATAACCGAGATGCTTCTCGACACCGGAATGGGCGCGAGGGCCTACTCAATCGTCGAGCAGGGCCAGATAGAGTCCTTCATCATGTCAAAGCCCGAAGAGAAAAGGAAGTTCATAGAGGAAGTCGCGGGAATCGAAAAGTACAAGCTCAGGAGAAAGGAGACCCGAAGCAGGATAGAGTCGACCAAGGAGAACCTCACGCGCGTTCTGGATATGAAGCGGGAGGTGTCGGACCGCATTGAGGAGGTGGCCCTGCAGGCGAAGCGCGCCAGGGAGTACGAGGAGCTTACCGGGCGGGCCCGCTCGCTTGAATTCGATATCCTCTCGGCCAAGCTCGCAAACTCCGAGGGACGAAGGAAAACGCTTCTTGAGAAAAAGCGGGGCGCGGAGCAGGTGGTATTCTCGGCTGAGGCCGGAAAGGAGGAAAAGCAGGAATCTCTTCAGAGCGCCAGGGAGAGGAACTCCGTTTCGGGCCGGGAACTTGGATCCCTTGAGAGGGAAATATACGAGCTTCGGGCGCAGAGAAAGGAAAACGAATACCGAGGGGCCTCGATTGAACGGGAGATCGCCGGGATTTCGGGATACGTGGAGAACATAGAAGCCGAGATAGAGAGTCTGGGGCGCGAGATCTCGGACATGGAGGCGAAAAGCAGCCGCGCCGAGCGCCAGTCAGGCGAACTTAAAAGCAGCCGTCTTTCTGCTTCCGAGGAGATTTTGCGGGAGGAGCAGAACCTCGCGGCCCTTAAAAGCGAATGGGAGCGCAGCAAAAAGGAACTTGAGGAGACGGGGAACCATCTCTCGGACGTTATGACCAGGAGAAGCTCGATCGGAAGCACGGTAGGAGCCTTCTCAAAGGAGCTTGAGGAACTTTCGGAGAAAAAGGACACCCTTGACGGGGAACTCTCCGCCCTGGAGGTTGAAAAGCTTGAGTACGAACAGAAACTCGCCTCGCTTCTCCGCCGGGAGGGAGAAATAAAAAGCGAGTTCACCTCGAGCGCCAAGGAAAAAGAGGAAGTCGATTCACGCCTTTACGACCTCAGGGTTGAGCACGAGAAAAAACTCGGGGAACTGAGGAGCTTTGAGGGCCGCAAAAAAGACTGTGCCTCGAGAATGGAGGCCCTTAACAGAATACAGAGCAATTACGAGTGGCTTCCCGAGGCCACGCGGAAGTTCGTGCTCGAGCGCAAGCAGAGAGGCGTGCTCGGGGTGGTTTCCGACTTCGTCTCCGTTCCGAGAAGCTACGAAAGGGCGGTAGAGGCGGCTTTCGGGGAAAAACTTAACTGGATAGTGGTCGAGGGAAGCACCGAGGCGGTTGCCGCCGTTGAGCTTCTGAGGGAATTTGATGCGGGAAGGGGAACCTTCATACCGGCCACGGACCGGTTCGCGCAAAACGGTGCAGGCAACGGAAACGGTTCGGGCAACGCCCATGCCAAGCCGGACGCCGAGTCGCTTAACAGCCTCCTTGACGTGAAGGTGATAGAGAAAGCCCTTGTAGACTCGATGCTTCAGGAGGTCTACGTCACTTCCGACCTCAGGGAAGCTATCAATCTTAAGACACACACGGGCAACGGCGCGTGCTTCGCCACCCTTGAAGGAGACTACGTCGATTCCCACGGAGCCATAACCGGCGGGAAATCCTCGGCGGGTGTGTTTGAGAGAAAAAGGGAGATAGGGGAGCTTGAGGAACAGACGCAAATCCTCTCCGCCGATGTCGCGGAATCGGAAGCTGCGTGCAAGGCGCTTCGCGAGGAGATGGACACACTTGAGTGCCGTCGCGCGGAAGTCGAGGAGCTTCTCCGGCGCTGCGAGATAAGCTCGGTTGAAAATGTAAAGGACCGCTCAAGCGTGGAGGCCAGGATAGAGGAGCTTGGGATGAGAATCGAGAGCCTGGGGGCCCAGCGCGAGGACCTTGAGCGCAAGCTCGGCAGCAAAAACCGCACAGTTGAGGAAATGGGGTCGCTTATAGAGCAGCTTGACGCCCAGAGGGGCGCCCTCGAGTCAAAGTACGGGGAGATAGAAAAACGGGTCCTTGAGTTTGCCGAGGAGGAGAACGCGCTTCAGGAGAGAATCACGAAACTCAGGATAGATAACGCCGGGGTTCTTGAGAGGGAAAGAGCTCTTGAGTACGAGATATCTGAGGCCGAAAGAATAAAGGCCGTAATAAACGAGAAGCTTGCGCTCAGAAAAAAGGACATCGAGCTTAAAAACCGCGAGGGGGAGGCGCTTGCCCTTTCAAAACGCGAGTCGGAAGAGGAATTTGAGAAGATATCCCGCGACCTCGGCCTAAGAGAGGAATCCTTCGGGGAGCTCAGGGAAAAAGTGTCGCGTTGCGCGGAGGAGCTTGAGAGAAGCGAGCAGGAGTTCGAGGCCGCTTCCGCAGAGCTTTCCTCGAGCAGGGAGCGGCTTGCCTCGGCGCAGGCGCAGCTTGAGCGCGCGGAAGATGAGTTTAAGTATCTGAGCGAACAGTATGACGCGGCATTCGGCGAAGAGCTTCCCGACACCTTCGAGAAGCCGGATCCATCCTCCGTTTCGATACCCGAGGGGGAGAGGGAACTTAAGGGGCTTCGCCGCCGCGTGGAGAATTTCGGTCCCGTGAACCTGCTCGCGCCCGAGGAACACGAGCAGCTTGAGGAAAGAAACAGTTTTCTCCAGCGCCAGACCGACGATCTCGCCCGGGCGCTTGATTACCTTGAGAGCGCGATAAGGAAACTCGACAGGGAGTCGATTTCGAGGTTCCGGGAGGCGTTTGAGACCGTGAACAAGAAGTTCAGCGAGACCTTCGCCAAGCTTTTCGAAAACGGGGAGGCTCGCCTTGAGCTTACGAATCCCGCTAACATGCTTGAAACCGGTGTGGAGGTCATGATAAGGCCCGGAGGAAAAAGATTCCAGCCCATAAACCTGCTGTCGGGGGGAGAAAAGGCGCTCTCGGCCATAGCGGTCATAATCTCCGCGTGCCTGGTAAAGCCCGTACCCTTTGTTTTCCTCGACGAAATAGACGCCGCTCTTGACGAGGTGAACACCGTGAGGTTCAACAAGATCCTCAGCGAGATCTCTACCCACTCCCAGGTGGCCGTCATCACCCATAACAGAACTACCATGCACGAAGCTCACGCACTTATAGGCATAACCACGGACGGCACTGCAGCGTCAAGGGTGGTAAGCGTGAAGCTTGATGCCGCCTGA
- a CDS encoding 2-phospho-L-lactate transferase, translated as MITALGGGSGAAKFLKGLTGVIPPSELTVIVNTADDMDLYGMRVSPDIDTIIYRLSGNIDEKKGWGLRGDTFEVLGAAARFGFPTWFGLGDRDLATHLFRKAVIDAGGTLSESTARIAQRFGLGEMRILPMSDDRVETWIETDEGEMHFQEYYIKHAMRPEVRGVNIKGAREAAPAPGVLDSIDAAELVIICPSNPIISIGPILEVGGVMERLVGAPGLKVAVSPLMRGKPLKGPADKLMRGLGMEASSTQVARLYADFLDVLVIDRSDAAEAASIKLLGVSVFVTDTVIPDEQSSKRLSREILGFTESLGRRRASP; from the coding sequence ATGATAACTGCGCTTGGCGGCGGAAGCGGAGCCGCGAAATTCCTTAAGGGACTCACGGGGGTAATTCCCCCATCGGAACTCACCGTAATAGTTAACACGGCGGATGACATGGACCTTTACGGAATGAGGGTCTCCCCGGACATAGACACCATAATCTACAGGCTTTCGGGAAACATAGACGAGAAAAAAGGGTGGGGGCTCCGCGGCGACACGTTCGAGGTTCTGGGCGCCGCAGCGAGATTCGGCTTTCCGACATGGTTCGGACTCGGCGACAGGGACCTGGCCACCCACCTGTTCAGAAAGGCAGTAATTGACGCGGGCGGAACCCTGAGCGAATCCACGGCCAGGATAGCGCAGCGCTTCGGCCTAGGGGAAATGCGCATACTGCCCATGAGCGACGACAGGGTCGAGACGTGGATAGAGACCGACGAGGGCGAGATGCACTTTCAGGAATACTACATAAAGCACGCGATGCGTCCCGAGGTGCGGGGGGTCAATATAAAGGGCGCACGCGAGGCCGCTCCCGCCCCGGGAGTTCTCGACTCCATAGATGCCGCAGAGCTGGTGATCATATGCCCGAGCAACCCCATAATCAGCATAGGGCCCATACTCGAGGTAGGGGGAGTGATGGAAAGGCTCGTCGGCGCACCGGGGCTCAAGGTGGCCGTAAGCCCCCTCATGCGCGGAAAGCCCCTTAAGGGTCCCGCCGACAAGCTCATGAGAGGATTGGGGATGGAGGCTTCCTCGACGCAGGTGGCGAGGCTTTACGCCGATTTTCTCGACGTGCTCGTAATCGACCGCTCGGATGCGGCGGAGGCGGCTAGCATAAAACTGCTTGGGGTAAGCGTTTTCGTCACGGACACGGTGATTCCCGACGAGCAAAGTTCGAAACGCCTTTCGCGGGAAATTCTTGGTTTTACGGAATCTCTGGGGCGGCGGCGCGCTTCGCCCTAG
- a CDS encoding sucrase ferredoxin, whose translation MTDEKALTCSQGSFQSGEHLYGTALEVKNWFLLEYSRVWKRDAFPESALPAEVKEHLEGLLSSFEESRIQLIGGPGPSKGNLAFYYAHSSEFSPKLYRFEIETYEDLLSIDLPELVRTGEIEKFSCGEKLVLVCTHGAHDGCCAVAGAEVYRELLKKEGISAWRTSHVGGHRFAANMIMLPEGIYYGRVNGGNLGDVVSSHLRGEIFLDCFRGRSCYSQTSQVSDYFLRKELKKLGIYDIRWEFEKDNEDYTAVEFGVEGETTVYAIGTVVMNHIVKIRTSCDSSEVKGIPQFFFYSIVPYEPQRKEKEDS comes from the coding sequence ATGACCGACGAAAAAGCACTTACATGTTCCCAGGGGTCTTTTCAAAGCGGAGAACATCTCTACGGAACCGCTCTTGAGGTGAAGAACTGGTTTTTGCTTGAGTACTCTAGGGTATGGAAAAGGGATGCTTTTCCAGAAAGCGCGCTGCCGGCGGAGGTAAAAGAGCATCTTGAAGGCCTTCTTTCGTCTTTTGAGGAATCTAGGATTCAGCTGATAGGAGGGCCGGGCCCAAGCAAGGGAAACCTCGCTTTTTACTACGCGCACTCTTCTGAGTTTTCCCCGAAACTCTACAGGTTCGAGATAGAAACATACGAAGATCTCCTCTCGATAGATCTCCCCGAGCTTGTCCGCACCGGGGAGATAGAGAAATTTTCCTGCGGGGAAAAGCTCGTTCTGGTCTGCACCCACGGAGCCCACGACGGATGCTGTGCGGTCGCAGGGGCCGAAGTCTACAGGGAGCTTTTAAAGAAAGAGGGGATTTCCGCGTGGAGAACCAGCCATGTGGGAGGCCACCGCTTCGCCGCCAACATGATCATGCTTCCCGAGGGGATATATTACGGGAGGGTGAACGGCGGAAATCTCGGTGATGTGGTTTCCTCTCACCTTCGCGGCGAAATATTTCTTGACTGCTTCAGGGGAAGGTCGTGTTATTCCCAGACTTCGCAGGTTTCCGACTATTTTTTGAGGAAAGAGCTGAAAAAACTCGGCATTTACGACATAAGGTGGGAATTCGAGAAAGACAACGAGGACTATACCGCGGTTGAGTTCGGAGTTGAGGGGGAAACCACGGTTTACGCCATAGGAACGGTGGTCATGAACCATATCGTAAAGATCCGGACGAGTTGCGATTCATCGGAAGTAAAGGGCATACCCCAGTTCTTTTTCTACAGCATCGTGCCCTACGAGCCGCAGAGAAAAGAAAAAGAGGATTCCTGA
- a CDS encoding transglycosylase produces MNSKAAGILLAVFSLFLYLSCERPPEIPEPGSMRPIPVVPEMDDDLFPEGLKESIGASVEKLSRTKNSQLVFGQKTVSAGDYALALDYLLTRLEAGVSKDDFIKDVRKNFDFYGFPGKPWGKVFITSYFSPVLSASRTRTPQHTQPLYGVPDDLVRLRIDRFVERFERFSFLEDDKIARGKLQSLYGRVAPGGPGRTSELVPYYSRSEIDSGGRLRGKRLEIAWVDPVDAFFLQIQGSGKVRFADGEERVVGYAAQNGHDYVAIGKFLFKWIPKEKMSLWAIESHLRSLSYAERMNILYKNPSYIFFRGLPGKPETSFGTEVVDGRTIATDKAFFPKGALAFMEFERPVFETPSSVEPSQWEPVSRFVVNHDSGGAIKGARRVDLFWGEGKDASRHAGVMKNWGKFFYLVPKGEFLTVLREKNGGQSQGG; encoded by the coding sequence ATGAACTCAAAAGCCGCGGGCATTCTCTTAGCTGTCTTTTCGCTTTTTCTCTATCTCTCCTGCGAAAGACCCCCCGAGATTCCTGAACCCGGGTCCATGCGCCCGATTCCCGTCGTTCCCGAGATGGACGACGATCTTTTCCCCGAGGGACTTAAGGAATCCATAGGCGCAAGCGTTGAGAAACTTTCCCGGACAAAGAACTCCCAACTCGTTTTCGGGCAGAAGACCGTCTCCGCGGGGGATTACGCTCTGGCGCTCGATTATCTTCTCACCAGGCTTGAAGCGGGCGTTAGCAAGGACGATTTCATAAAGGACGTGAGGAAGAATTTTGATTTCTACGGCTTTCCGGGAAAACCCTGGGGCAAGGTTTTTATAACCTCTTACTTTTCTCCGGTGCTCTCCGCTTCCCGGACCAGGACGCCGCAGCACACCCAGCCGCTCTACGGGGTTCCCGACGACTTGGTGCGTTTGAGGATAGACAGGTTCGTCGAGCGGTTCGAGAGATTTTCGTTTCTTGAGGACGACAAAATCGCCCGGGGAAAGCTCCAGTCCCTTTACGGCAGGGTTGCCCCCGGAGGCCCCGGCAGGACGTCCGAACTGGTTCCCTATTACTCACGAAGCGAGATAGACTCCGGGGGAAGACTCCGGGGGAAAAGGCTCGAGATCGCGTGGGTGGACCCTGTCGACGCGTTTTTTCTTCAGATTCAGGGCTCAGGCAAGGTAAGGTTCGCAGACGGAGAGGAACGGGTCGTGGGCTACGCCGCCCAGAACGGACACGATTACGTGGCAATAGGGAAATTTCTCTTCAAGTGGATTCCGAAGGAAAAAATGAGCCTTTGGGCCATAGAAAGCCACCTGAGATCCCTCTCCTACGCGGAGAGGATGAATATCCTTTACAAAAACCCGAGTTACATTTTCTTCCGCGGACTTCCGGGCAAACCCGAGACCTCTTTCGGAACGGAAGTCGTTGACGGCAGAACCATAGCGACCGACAAGGCTTTTTTTCCTAAGGGAGCTCTGGCGTTCATGGAGTTTGAGAGACCGGTCTTCGAAACTCCCTCTTCGGTCGAGCCGTCGCAATGGGAACCGGTTTCCCGCTTTGTCGTTAACCACGACAGCGGGGGGGCTATAAAAGGGGCCCGGCGCGTCGACCTTTTCTGGGGGGAGGGAAAAGACGCTTCCCGGCACGCGGGTGTGATGAAAAACTGGGGAAAGTTCTTCTATCTGGTGCCGAAGGGGGAATTCCTGACGGTACTTAGGGAAAAAAACGGCGGACAGAGCCAAGGAGGATGA